A region of Lacinutrix sp. Hel_I_90 DNA encodes the following proteins:
- a CDS encoding 5-formyltetrahydrofolate cyclo-ligase, with the protein MTKAELRLKYKTLRKNLSEETINLLSLEIANQLLKLDIWNYSFYHVFLSIESQKEINTDYILSILSGKDKNIVISKSDFETRNLQHFLLTDATKIKLNSHNIPEPVDGIEIDNSKIEVVFVPLLAYDNIGNRIGYGKGFYDNFLANCKPETVKVGLSFFEPEACITDVSSSDIPLDFCINPKNILTFI; encoded by the coding sequence ATGACGAAAGCTGAATTACGACTAAAATATAAGACGCTTCGTAAAAACTTGTCTGAAGAAACAATTAATCTTTTAAGTTTAGAAATTGCCAATCAGCTTCTTAAACTAGACATCTGGAACTATAGCTTCTATCATGTTTTTTTGAGTATTGAAAGTCAAAAAGAAATCAATACAGATTATATTTTAAGCATACTCTCAGGTAAGGATAAAAATATTGTGATTTCAAAAAGTGATTTTGAAACGCGCAACCTTCAGCATTTTTTACTAACCGATGCGACTAAAATAAAATTAAACAGTCATAACATTCCTGAACCTGTTGATGGCATTGAAATTGACAATTCAAAAATTGAAGTCGTTTTTGTGCCTTTATTAGCCTATGATAATATTGGTAACCGCATAGGGTACGGCAAAGGGTTCTACGATAATTTTCTAGCGAATTGTAAACCTGAAACCGTAAAAGTAGGGTTATCTTTTTTTGAACCCGAAGCCTGTATAACGGATGTTTCTTCTTCTGATATCCCGCTTGATTTTTGCATTAATCCCAAGAATATTCTTACATTTATATAG
- a CDS encoding succinylglutamate desuccinylase/aspartoacylase family protein — MKVIQNKDDLKILGKIIKPGESKEVSFNLAKLHTRTPVDVPIIIERSKKPGPTILITAGIHGDEINGVEIVRQLIAKGINKPKTGTTICIPVLNIFGFINMKREFPDGRDLNRVFPGSKTGSLASRVAYTITTEILPHIDFVLDFHTGGAMRYNAPQVRISKGNADFNISAQIFGAPFVLYSDNIAKTFRNTCNKMGKPILLFEGGKSIHIDNNITNTGVNGAKRILHHLGMLRSNFKVSRPKERPIFIAESRWIRANFSGMFKASIQINGKVKKGQIIGNITDPYGKFNHFVKASYEGYIINVNESPIVYQGDALFHISTKLSD, encoded by the coding sequence ATGAAGGTTATTCAAAATAAAGACGATTTAAAAATTTTAGGCAAAATAATTAAACCTGGCGAAAGCAAAGAAGTTAGTTTTAATCTTGCCAAATTACATACACGAACACCTGTAGATGTTCCTATTATAATTGAGCGTTCTAAAAAACCGGGGCCGACCATTTTAATCACTGCTGGTATTCACGGTGACGAAATCAATGGTGTGGAAATTGTTAGACAACTCATTGCCAAGGGTATTAATAAGCCAAAAACGGGCACCACTATTTGCATTCCGGTACTCAATATTTTTGGATTTATAAATATGAAACGTGAGTTTCCAGATGGTCGCGACTTAAACCGTGTATTTCCTGGTAGTAAAACAGGCTCTTTAGCGAGTAGAGTTGCTTATACCATAACCACCGAAATTTTACCACATATTGATTTTGTTTTAGACTTTCACACTGGTGGTGCTATGCGTTATAATGCCCCACAAGTTAGAATCTCTAAAGGCAATGCAGATTTTAATATTTCTGCTCAAATTTTTGGAGCTCCATTTGTACTCTATTCAGATAACATCGCTAAAACCTTTAGAAATACCTGCAATAAAATGGGAAAACCTATTTTGTTGTTTGAAGGTGGGAAATCGATTCATATAGATAATAATATCACCAATACAGGCGTAAACGGCGCTAAGCGTATTTTACATCACCTAGGCATGCTCAGGAGTAATTTTAAAGTTTCTAGACCTAAAGAGCGTCCTATATTTATTGCTGAAAGCAGATGGATTCGCGCTAATTTTTCAGGCATGTTTAAAGCCTCCATTCAAATCAATGGAAAGGTAAAAAAAGGCCAAATTATAGGTAATATTACAGATCCTTATGGGAAATTCAACCACTTTGTTAAAGCCTCCTATGAAGGTTATATTATCAATGTTAATGAATCTCCGATAGTGTACCAAGGGGATGCTCTGTTTCATATTTCAACTAAATTATCAGACTAA
- the rimK gene encoding 30S ribosomal protein S6--L-glutamate ligase, producing MKIIILSRNAHLYSTKRLVEAAKKRKHDVEIIDPLMCDIIIEKKSPKVIFKGRALEADAIIPRIGASVTFYGTAVLRQFEMMKVFSAVESQSLVRSRDKLRSLQVLSRAGLGMPKTVFSNYAKDVQSMIDYVGGAPLVIKLLEGTQGLGVVLAETNNAAESVIEAFNGLQARVIVQEFIKESKGADIRAFIVDGTVVGAMKRQGKEGEFRSNLHRGGSANIIELTDEEENAALKAAKSLGLGICGVDMLQSARGPLILEVNSSPGLEGIEAATKKDIASTIIRFIERNV from the coding sequence ATGAAAATAATAATTCTATCTAGAAACGCTCATTTATATTCTACCAAACGTCTTGTAGAAGCTGCAAAAAAACGCAAGCATGACGTTGAAATCATTGATCCACTAATGTGCGATATTATTATTGAGAAAAAAAGTCCGAAGGTTATTTTTAAAGGAAGAGCTTTAGAAGCAGATGCGATAATTCCTAGAATTGGTGCCTCTGTAACCTTTTATGGTACAGCAGTTTTGAGACAGTTTGAAATGATGAAAGTGTTTTCAGCTGTAGAATCGCAATCTTTGGTTAGATCACGTGACAAGTTACGTAGTTTACAAGTATTATCTAGAGCTGGTTTAGGGATGCCAAAAACGGTGTTCTCAAACTATGCTAAAGATGTTCAAAGTATGATTGATTATGTAGGTGGAGCACCTTTAGTCATTAAATTATTAGAGGGTACTCAAGGTTTGGGAGTAGTATTGGCTGAAACAAATAATGCTGCCGAATCTGTTATCGAAGCTTTTAATGGATTGCAAGCCCGTGTAATTGTTCAAGAATTTATTAAAGAGTCTAAAGGTGCAGATATTCGTGCCTTTATTGTTGACGGCACCGTTGTTGGCGCTATGAAACGCCAAGGAAAAGAAGGCGAATTTAGATCTAATTTACACAGAGGTGGAAGCGCCAATATTATAGAACTAACAGATGAAGAGGAAAATGCCGCTTTAAAAGCTGCTAAATCTCTAGGCTTAGGCATTTGTGGCGTAGATATGCTACAATCGGCGCGTGGCCCTTTAATTTTAGAAGTTAATTCTTCACCAGGGCTAGAAGGCATAGAAGCTGCAACCAAAAAAGATATTGCATCCACAATTATTCGTTTTATTGAAAGAAATGTTTAA
- a CDS encoding PAS domain-containing sensor histidine kinase has product MIQNHLFKNVIDDLDIGYWELHNNISNWSAAFLKVLGYEPEDVEIKLDYFLNHLIHTDDRPDFRDNFYSLVRNHLDFKQVISIKCKNGEYKEFICLTNDNLPINVHGDAMVIFFNERKFKTSEKVKKDYFYYRENAEMTSTGSWYVDFKKQKSYWDDQARKILEYPEGYIPSIRNSTKYYAEEHQQLAVDCFFKCAMAGMPFETEIKMLTAKGRAFWVKAVGKPVYNDDKEIIGIRGIFQDIDDEKLKVITLQKTSDIIASQNSRLFNFAHIVSHNLRSHTSNLTLITQLIDDVETVYEKLELLNSIKDVSESLNTTIDHLNEVVTIQTQTNQNKLEVSFSATLDNVKKSIGGIIRETNAKINSDFSALPTIEYIPAYLESILLNLVTNAIKYKHPDRDPEISITSSLLDKNKFLEVTDNGSGIDMQKFGNKLFGMYKTFHYNKDAVGIGLFITKNQIESLNGQIFVDSSLEKGTSFKIHF; this is encoded by the coding sequence ATGATACAGAACCATCTTTTTAAGAACGTAATCGACGACCTAGATATTGGCTATTGGGAGCTTCATAACAATATCAGCAACTGGTCTGCCGCTTTTTTAAAGGTTTTAGGTTATGAGCCTGAAGATGTAGAAATTAAATTAGATTATTTTTTAAATCATCTTATTCATACCGATGATCGCCCTGATTTTAGAGACAATTTTTATAGTTTAGTAAGAAATCATCTTGATTTTAAGCAAGTGATATCAATTAAGTGTAAAAATGGGGAATACAAAGAATTTATATGCTTAACCAATGATAATTTACCTATCAATGTACATGGCGATGCGATGGTTATTTTCTTTAATGAAAGAAAGTTTAAGACCAGTGAAAAAGTAAAAAAAGATTATTTTTATTATCGCGAAAATGCCGAAATGACTTCTACAGGAAGTTGGTATGTGGACTTTAAAAAGCAAAAAAGTTATTGGGATGACCAAGCAAGAAAAATTTTAGAATATCCAGAAGGTTATATTCCTTCAATAAGAAATTCTACAAAATACTATGCTGAAGAGCATCAGCAATTAGCCGTAGATTGTTTTTTTAAATGCGCCATGGCAGGTATGCCTTTTGAGACTGAGATTAAAATGCTTACGGCTAAAGGGAGAGCCTTCTGGGTGAAAGCTGTTGGAAAACCCGTTTATAATGATGACAAAGAGATTATTGGAATAAGAGGGATTTTTCAAGACATTGATGATGAAAAATTGAAAGTCATAACCCTTCAAAAAACATCAGATATTATTGCTTCTCAAAATTCGAGGTTATTTAATTTTGCTCACATAGTATCCCATAATTTGCGTTCTCACACCAGTAATCTTACCTTGATTACGCAACTTATTGATGACGTAGAGACGGTGTATGAAAAACTAGAATTGCTTAATAGCATTAAAGATGTTTCTGAAAGTCTTAACACCACCATTGACCACTTAAATGAGGTCGTAACGATACAAACACAGACCAATCAAAACAAATTAGAGGTTAGCTTCTCTGCCACTCTGGATAATGTAAAAAAATCTATTGGTGGAATTATTAGAGAGACTAATGCCAAAATAAATTCCGATTTTTCGGCACTACCTACTATTGAGTATATACCAGCCTATTTAGAAAGTATACTATTGAATTTAGTAACTAATGCCATTAAGTATAAGCATCCAGATAGGGACCCAGAAATTAGTATAACATCCTCTCTTTTAGATAAAAACAAATTCTTAGAAGTCACTGATAATGGTAGCGGTATCGATATGCAGAAGTTTGGCAATAAGCTTTTTGGCATGTATAAAACCTTCCATTATAATAAGGACGCTGTAGGCATTGGTTTATTTATTACTAAAAATCAAATTGAATCACTTAATGGGCAAATATTTGTAGACAGCTCACTAGAAAAAGGAACCTCATTTAAAATACATTTTTAA
- the uvrC gene encoding excinuclease ABC subunit UvrC: MSKPALDIQLKTLPESPGVYQYYDADGVIIYVGKAKNLKKRVTSYFTKTHDNGKTRVLVRKITDIKHIVVETERDALLLENNLIKKYKPRYNVLLKDDKSYPWICIKKERFPRVFSTRRVIKDGSEYYGPYTSMKTVKTLLDLIKGLYSLRTCNYKLDPEKIAEGKFKVCLEYHLGNCKGACEGLESQASYHENITAIREILKGNFKESLGQFKVQMKTLAEEMHFEEAQKIKEKIEILENYQAKSTIINPKISNVDVFSIVSDESFGYVNFLQISYGSIIRSHTLEIKKKLDESDKELLELAIIELRERFNSNSKEIYVPFKVDVGGDVKVSVPQLGDKKHILELSIRNAKYYRIERFKQVKITDPDRHVKRIMAQMQKDLRLNEAPTHIECFDNSNIQGTNPVAACVVFKNGKPSKKDYRHFNIKTVVGPDDFASMEEVVYRRYKRLLEENEPLPQLIIIDGGKGQLSSALKSLDALGLRGTIAIIGIAKRLEELFYPNDPIPLYLDKKSETLKIIQQLRNEAHRFGIEHHRNKRSKQALNTELETISGIGEKTIVDLLKVFKSAKRIANAKLDELENVVGVSRAEKVYNHYHKNENY; this comes from the coding sequence ATGAGTAAACCCGCTTTAGACATACAACTTAAAACCCTGCCAGAATCTCCTGGAGTCTACCAATATTATGATGCAGACGGTGTGATAATTTATGTTGGAAAAGCTAAAAATTTAAAAAAACGGGTTACCTCTTACTTTACTAAGACACATGATAACGGGAAAACCAGAGTACTGGTAAGAAAGATTACCGACATTAAACACATTGTTGTTGAAACCGAAAGGGATGCGTTATTATTAGAAAACAACCTGATTAAAAAATACAAACCAAGGTATAATGTCTTGTTAAAAGACGACAAATCCTATCCTTGGATTTGTATTAAAAAGGAGCGGTTTCCTCGAGTATTCTCAACACGTCGCGTGATTAAAGATGGTAGTGAATATTATGGTCCTTATACTAGTATGAAAACGGTAAAAACCTTGTTGGATTTAATCAAAGGACTCTATTCTTTACGCACCTGCAATTATAAATTAGATCCTGAAAAAATAGCAGAGGGTAAATTTAAAGTCTGTTTAGAATATCATTTGGGGAACTGCAAAGGCGCCTGCGAAGGTTTAGAAAGTCAGGCTAGTTATCATGAAAATATCACAGCGATTAGAGAAATTTTAAAAGGAAATTTTAAAGAATCACTAGGCCAGTTTAAAGTGCAAATGAAAACTTTAGCCGAAGAGATGCACTTTGAAGAAGCTCAAAAAATTAAAGAGAAAATTGAAATTTTAGAGAATTATCAAGCAAAGTCCACCATTATTAACCCTAAAATTAGCAATGTCGACGTGTTTTCTATTGTAAGTGATGAAAGTTTTGGTTACGTTAATTTTTTACAGATTTCTTATGGCTCGATAATACGGTCGCACACTTTAGAAATAAAGAAAAAATTAGATGAATCAGATAAAGAATTATTAGAACTAGCAATCATTGAGTTAAGAGAGCGTTTCAATTCTAACTCTAAGGAAATTTATGTGCCTTTTAAAGTTGATGTTGGTGGTGATGTTAAAGTGTCAGTACCACAGTTAGGTGATAAAAAACATATTTTAGAATTGTCTATTCGCAATGCGAAGTATTACAGAATCGAACGTTTTAAACAGGTTAAAATTACAGATCCAGACCGCCATGTAAAACGCATCATGGCACAAATGCAAAAAGATTTACGTTTAAACGAAGCACCTACACATATCGAATGTTTTGACAACTCCAATATTCAAGGCACCAACCCAGTAGCGGCTTGTGTGGTTTTTAAAAACGGAAAACCGAGTAAGAAAGATTACAGACATTTTAATATAAAAACCGTAGTTGGTCCAGATGATTTTGCGTCTATGGAAGAAGTGGTTTACAGGCGCTATAAACGTTTGCTGGAAGAAAATGAGCCACTACCACAATTGATTATAATTGATGGAGGAAAGGGACAATTATCTTCTGCTTTAAAAAGTTTAGACGCTTTAGGCTTACGCGGAACGATTGCAATTATTGGAATTGCAAAACGTTTAGAAGAATTATTCTATCCAAATGATCCAATTCCCTTATATTTAGATAAAAAAAGTGAAACGCTAAAAATCATCCAACAATTAAGAAATGAAGCGCATCGTTTTGGCATAGAACACCACAGGAATAAACGTAGTAAACAAGCCCTAAATACAGAGTTAGAGACTATTTCTGGTATTGGTGAAAAAACAATTGTAGATTTATTAAAGGTTTTTAAATCTGCTAAACGTATTGCAAATGCTAAATTAGACGAACTGGAAAATGTTGTTGGTGTGTCTAGAGCAGAGAAAGTATACAATCATTATCATAAAAATGAAAACTATTAA
- a CDS encoding RimK/LysX family protein, translated as MPKRIIGRIDKADFPTLDLFDIDIKIDTGAFTSSMHCHKVIEEDNLLKCLFFDKEHPNYNRKIIVFKNYSTTKVKSSNGIVQNRYIVKTSIILFDKKYKINLTLSTRDEMKYPILIGRKFLSKKFIVDIDLKNLSYDKKLLSK; from the coding sequence ATGCCAAAAAGAATTATAGGCAGAATAGATAAAGCAGATTTTCCCACTCTTGATTTATTTGATATTGATATAAAAATTGATACAGGCGCCTTTACCTCATCTATGCACTGCCATAAAGTAATTGAAGAAGACAATTTACTTAAATGTCTTTTTTTTGATAAAGAGCACCCTAATTATAATAGGAAGATTATTGTTTTTAAGAATTATTCTACAACCAAAGTTAAAAGTAGTAACGGGATCGTTCAAAACAGGTATATCGTCAAAACGAGTATCATTCTCTTTGATAAAAAATACAAAATCAATCTCACCTTAAGCACCAGAGACGAGATGAAATATCCTATTTTAATAGGTCGGAAATTCCTCTCTAAAAAATTTATTGTAGACATTGATTTAAAAAACTTATCTTATGATAAAAAGTTACTGTCCAAATAA